A genomic window from Thermococcus sp. includes:
- the shyB gene encoding NAD(P)-dependent hydrogenase/sulfhydrogenase 2 subunit beta has product MRYIKLPSENFEKFFKSLEAWGTVYAPVKKGSIYSFQEVHDPAEIVLDYNRTMLPPKKFFFRPREAILRLKNGRWEEEIEAEPMVLFGLHSCDIHGLKILDKVYLDEPADPYYKSRREKTLIIGISCMPDEYCFCKSLGTHFAMDGFDLFLHELPDGWLVRIGSVRGHEIVWEDDELFEEVTDEDLANFKEFEEKRAKSFQKELPQEGLADMLDLAYNSPVWKKYAEICLACGNCNMVCPTCRCYEVCDRWMDAYKAVRERRYDSCFMENHGLVAGGHNFRPTRLDRFRHRYYCKSYFDPSSGYNCVGCGRCDEFCPAKIEHVKVLEEVRGSLK; this is encoded by the coding sequence TTGAGATACATAAAATTGCCTTCCGAAAACTTTGAGAAGTTCTTCAAGTCACTCGAAGCCTGGGGCACTGTCTATGCTCCAGTAAAGAAGGGGAGCATCTACTCTTTCCAGGAGGTGCACGACCCGGCGGAGATAGTGCTGGACTACAACAGAACCATGCTTCCTCCGAAGAAGTTCTTCTTCAGGCCCAGAGAGGCCATTCTCAGGCTAAAAAACGGCCGCTGGGAGGAGGAGATAGAGGCAGAACCGATGGTCCTCTTCGGACTCCATTCCTGTGATATCCACGGTCTTAAGATACTCGACAAGGTGTACCTCGATGAACCCGCCGACCCGTACTACAAGAGCAGGCGGGAAAAGACCCTGATAATAGGGATAAGCTGCATGCCCGACGAGTACTGCTTCTGCAAGAGCCTCGGCACGCACTTCGCAATGGACGGCTTCGACCTGTTCCTGCACGAACTGCCGGACGGATGGCTTGTGAGGATAGGCAGCGTCCGCGGTCATGAGATAGTATGGGAGGACGACGAACTGTTTGAAGAGGTGACCGACGAAGACCTGGCCAACTTCAAAGAGTTCGAGGAGAAGCGCGCGAAATCTTTCCAGAAGGAGCTCCCGCAGGAAGGTCTCGCAGACATGCTCGATCTGGCGTACAACAGCCCGGTATGGAAGAAGTACGCAGAGATATGCCTCGCATGCGGCAACTGCAACATGGTGTGCCCGACGTGCCGCTGCTACGAGGTCTGTGACCGCTGGATGGACGCGTACAAAGCGGTCCGGGAGAGGCGCTACGACTCGTGCTTCATGGAGAACCACGGACTCGTTGCCGGGGGCCACAACTTCAGGCCCACCCGTCTTGACCGCTTCAGGCACCGCTATTACTGCAAGAGCTACTTTGACCCGTCCTCCGGCTACAACTGCGTCGGATGTGGGAGATGCGACGAGTTCTGCCCCGCGAAGATAGAGCACGTCAAGGTTCTTGAGGAGGTTAGGGGGTCTCTGAAATGA
- the shyC gene encoding NAD(P)-dependent hydrogenase/sulfhydrogenase 2 subunit gamma: MSENPYVTHNARILEVKDLTSREKLFTLRFLDPEVEANFNFKPGQFVIVDIRGFGEFPISICSSPTRRGYLQLCIRKAGRMTKFIHKMKEGDIIGIRGPYGNGFPMEKMEGSNLILVAGGLGMAPLRSVLWYAIDTGKYENVWLLYGTKAYEDILFRDEIIHLLKHGDAMNCSVKLAYEVESPSCIYLERGFSDRVCKGVVTDLFRGEEFDVNNTYALICGPPVMYKFVIRELLDRKLSPGRIYMTLERRMRCGIGKCGHCIVGTSTSIKYVCKDGPVFTYWDALSTRGLI, encoded by the coding sequence ATGAGCGAGAACCCGTATGTGACCCACAACGCCAGGATTCTCGAAGTGAAGGACCTGACATCAAGGGAAAAGCTCTTCACGCTACGCTTCCTCGATCCCGAGGTCGAGGCCAACTTCAACTTCAAGCCAGGGCAGTTCGTCATCGTTGACATACGCGGTTTCGGGGAGTTCCCGATAAGCATATGCTCTTCCCCGACGAGGAGGGGCTACCTCCAGCTCTGCATCAGGAAAGCCGGCAGGATGACCAAGTTCATACACAAGATGAAGGAGGGCGATATAATAGGAATCCGCGGGCCCTACGGAAACGGCTTCCCCATGGAGAAGATGGAGGGCTCCAACCTGATACTCGTTGCAGGTGGCCTCGGAATGGCACCCCTCCGTTCGGTGCTCTGGTACGCCATCGACACCGGCAAATACGAGAACGTCTGGCTGCTCTATGGAACCAAAGCCTACGAGGACATACTCTTCCGCGACGAGATAATACACCTCCTGAAGCACGGTGATGCCATGAACTGCTCGGTAAAGCTGGCATACGAGGTCGAAAGCCCGTCGTGCATATATCTGGAGAGGGGCTTCTCGGACAGGGTGTGCAAGGGTGTCGTCACCGACCTGTTCAGGGGGGAGGAGTTCGACGTGAACAACACCTACGCCCTCATCTGCGGCCCGCCGGTCATGTACAAGTTCGTCATAAGGGAGCTCCTGGATAGGAAGCTCTCTCCGGGCAGGATATACATGACCCTTGAGAGGAGAATGCGCTGTGGGATAGGCAAGTGCGGCCACTGCATCGTCGGAACGAGCACGTCCATCAAGTACGTCTGCAAGGACGGTCCGGTCTTCACGTACTGGGACGCTCTCTCCACAAGGGGGTTGATATGA
- the shyD gene encoding NAD(P)-dependent hydrogenase/sulfhydrogenase 2 subunit delta gives MMDKLKLAVFELTDCGGCALNILFLYEKLFDLLEFYEITEFHMATSLSEENHYDVALVTGTVSTQRDLNLLKEARNHSEYLIALGTCATHGSVQGSVELPIREKLKAVYGDSGNPMRALDSKPVVEYVAVDFALPGCPYDKEEVYQVLIDIAKGIEPVRKDYPVCLECKLNEYECVLVKKGLPCLGPITYGGCKAVCVRSGLGCIGCRGPLPGEVNPASEYEILKSLGYDDEYIVRKFKTFARWEP, from the coding sequence ATGATGGACAAGCTCAAGTTGGCAGTTTTCGAACTTACCGACTGCGGCGGATGTGCCCTCAACATTCTCTTCCTCTATGAAAAGCTCTTCGACCTCCTCGAATTCTACGAGATAACCGAGTTCCACATGGCGACCAGCCTGAGCGAGGAGAACCACTACGACGTTGCACTCGTAACCGGAACCGTTTCAACCCAGCGCGACCTGAACCTCCTCAAAGAGGCGAGAAACCACTCCGAATACCTCATAGCCCTCGGAACCTGCGCAACCCACGGGTCTGTTCAGGGGAGCGTTGAACTCCCCATAAGGGAGAAGCTGAAGGCCGTTTACGGGGACAGTGGTAATCCGATGCGCGCCCTCGACTCCAAACCGGTCGTCGAATACGTCGCCGTTGATTTCGCCCTTCCGGGATGCCCGTACGACAAGGAGGAAGTCTACCAGGTGCTCATCGACATTGCCAAGGGCATCGAGCCTGTTAGAAAGGACTACCCCGTCTGCCTGGAGTGCAAGCTCAACGAGTACGAGTGCGTGCTGGTAAAGAAGGGCCTTCCGTGCCTCGGCCCGATAACCTACGGAGGTTGCAAGGCTGTCTGCGTGCGCTCGGGCCTCGGATGCATAGGCTGCCGCGGTCCGCTTCCGGGGGAGGTTAACCCGGCCAGCGAGTACGAGATTCTCAAGAGCCTCGGCTACGATGACGAGTACATCGTGAGGAAGTTCAAGACCTTCGCGAGGTGGGAGCCATGA
- the shyA gene encoding NAD(P)-dependent hydrogenase/sulfhydrogenase 2 subunit alpha codes for MIIEMREFTRVEGNGKAEIVIEDGEVKDVRLQIVEGPRFFELLTLGRHYYDVPDLEARICAICYLSHSVASVLGIERAFGVEVPEEITLLRELGLIGEFLESHALHLYLLVAPDVFGYPDAIRMATKHGELVKEGLALKAFGNRLRVIIGGREIHGINVKPGGFGRYPTVEELEEIERESEALLRLARRAVRLFAQLDPYGERAKHFVATDGYLWGEKLISDEEGTFHYTERIEERSLVYSFAKQSRYRGEAFFVGALPRLLLKSEMLTPTAKRLFEEHREKLETGYVSYNNLAQAIELVYSLEKANEIARILLDRGIDGENVPVEPREGEGIGYVEAPRGLLIHHYRTDSEGKIAYSNIITPTALNHAMIEASLLKEARELYGEVDEGRMIGRLEETVRAFDPCISCSVHIVRL; via the coding sequence ATGATAATCGAGATGAGAGAATTCACGCGCGTTGAGGGCAACGGCAAAGCCGAGATAGTCATCGAGGACGGCGAGGTAAAGGACGTCAGGCTCCAGATAGTTGAGGGGCCGCGCTTCTTCGAACTCCTGACCCTGGGAAGACACTACTACGATGTTCCCGACCTTGAGGCAAGGATATGCGCCATCTGTTACCTCTCCCACAGCGTTGCCTCAGTCCTTGGAATCGAGAGGGCCTTCGGAGTTGAAGTTCCGGAGGAGATAACACTCCTCAGGGAACTCGGCCTGATAGGAGAGTTCCTTGAGAGCCACGCGCTTCACCTCTACCTCCTAGTTGCACCGGACGTCTTCGGCTATCCCGACGCCATAAGGATGGCGACGAAGCACGGCGAGCTGGTGAAAGAGGGACTGGCCCTCAAGGCCTTTGGGAACAGGCTCAGAGTCATCATAGGCGGCAGGGAGATACACGGCATAAACGTCAAGCCCGGCGGCTTTGGAAGGTATCCAACCGTTGAGGAGCTGGAGGAGATAGAGAGGGAGAGCGAAGCCCTTCTCCGGCTGGCCAGGCGGGCCGTGAGGCTCTTCGCACAGTTAGACCCCTACGGAGAGAGGGCAAAGCACTTCGTTGCCACCGACGGCTACCTGTGGGGTGAGAAGCTGATATCCGACGAGGAAGGCACCTTCCACTACACCGAGAGGATAGAGGAGCGGTCCCTCGTCTACAGCTTCGCCAAGCAGAGCAGGTACCGGGGCGAAGCATTTTTTGTCGGAGCGCTTCCGAGGCTGCTCCTTAAGTCGGAGATGCTCACCCCCACGGCAAAGAGGCTCTTTGAGGAGCACAGGGAGAAACTGGAGACAGGCTACGTCAGCTACAACAACCTGGCCCAGGCGATAGAGCTGGTCTACTCCCTCGAAAAGGCCAACGAGATAGCGAGGATCCTGCTCGATAGGGGCATCGATGGAGAGAACGTCCCCGTCGAGCCCAGGGAAGGTGAGGGCATCGGCTACGTGGAAGCGCCGAGGGGGCTCCTCATACACCACTACCGCACCGATTCCGAGGGCAAGATAGCCTACTCCAACATAATAACGCCAACGGCTCTGAACCACGCGATGATAGAGGCCAGCCTTCTGAAGGAAGCCAGGGAACTCTATGGCGAAGTTGACGAGGGCAGGATGATAGGGCGCCTTGAGGAGACGGTGAGGGCGTTCGATCCGTGCATATCCTGCTCGGTGCACATTGTCCGGTTATGA
- a CDS encoding DUF257 family protein — MVIDENFNSLHVIQKHLEPWGIQEDFMDALMIKSNGSVDVGSVVSRIMSNTEPKVYLKEYGEIARKALQKHEGL, encoded by the coding sequence GTGGTTATAGACGAGAACTTCAACTCACTGCATGTAATACAGAAACATCTGGAACCCTGGGGAATACAGGAAGACTTCATGGACGCCCTCATGATAAAATCAAACGGGAGCGTAGATGTTGGGAGCGTGGTAAGCAGAATAATGTCCAACACCGAACCCAAAGTCTACCTGAAAGAATACGGGGAAATCGCCAGAAAGGCACTCCAGAAGCATGAGGGCTTGTAA
- a CDS encoding DUF257 family protein: MVTRRAFYLVNRGTAESFGFNPPPKLEELASTVVRIQARNGTHVAVPVKSLLVGIIGKEFSGDPDEIAKW, encoded by the coding sequence TTGGTTACCCGAAGAGCGTTCTATCTGGTAAATAGAGGAACGGCAGAATCTTTTGGCTTCAATCCCCCTCCCAAACTGGAGGAACTAGCGAGTACTGTGGTCAGAATCCAGGCAAGAAACGGTACCCATGTTGCGGTGCCCGTGAAGAGCCTGCTGGTGGGGATCATCGGGAAGGAGTTCTCAGGAGACCCGGATGAGATAGCCAAATGGTGA
- a CDS encoding DUF257 family protein, protein MNWEKATEIADSLLPGETVLVKYTTSYIPEFLLKFFVDYSKRKEIPLLIDDNFDTLHSIAIRAEMMNLPLKLDDVYVIKTGGKLDVGNVVAKVQFHPDPRVYLKNYEEAIQEALKEIPTPVINLVIGVENLFLIIRTPLDAYRLILAMQKFMGNRNRKAFYIVNETVMENLPIKVLQEFERIATTVIRLTPYHTGATLRVIKSINPNLIGREEKIDVEGWM, encoded by the coding sequence ATGAACTGGGAAAAAGCCACCGAGATCGCTGACTCCCTGCTCCCCGGCGAAACAGTTCTCGTGAAATATACTACGTCCTACATCCCCGAATTCCTGCTGAAGTTCTTCGTGGACTACTCCAAGAGAAAGGAAATCCCCCTCCTCATAGATGACAATTTTGATACCCTCCACTCAATCGCGATCCGCGCAGAGATGATGAACCTACCCCTGAAGCTGGACGACGTGTACGTTATAAAAACCGGCGGAAAACTGGACGTCGGGAACGTTGTGGCAAAGGTCCAATTCCACCCAGACCCAAGGGTCTATCTCAAGAACTACGAGGAGGCCATACAGGAGGCACTGAAGGAAATCCCAACTCCCGTGATAAACCTCGTAATCGGGGTGGAGAATCTGTTTCTCATAATAAGAACGCCCCTCGACGCGTACCGGCTGATACTGGCGATGCAGAAGTTCATGGGCAACAGGAACAGGAAGGCGTTTTACATAGTCAACGAGACCGTAATGGAGAACCTTCCAATAAAGGTTCTCCAGGAGTTCGAGAGGATAGCCACCACCGTGATAAGGCTCACGCCGTACCATACCGGCGCGACCCTGCGGGTTATCAAAAGCATCAATCCCAATCTCATAGGGAGGGAGGAGAAAATAGACGTCGAGGGGTGGATGTAA
- a CDS encoding DUF257 family protein yields MEAFKKPVLVTKKDLDAMVEQIWPGGTTIIENRGALGAEFVLHAFIQYSKRKRIPLIVEDIFDTLPIYVGHLRLMGASVEEKDITVIKVGGAQEAGNVIARIRFENDPHVYQRKIDQELQKVVGDGVYIHLVLGLERLLFLQGDVRSAYTLLGLIKQKLGDKRRINVYLVEAPIMETLDFNPLPMLEDIATSAIELTSEGELIRMKFRKSVFTLLMHKEYVLISPRETLRWWS; encoded by the coding sequence ATGGAGGCGTTTAAAAAACCCGTTCTAGTCACCAAGAAGGATCTAGACGCCATGGTAGAACAGATCTGGCCGGGAGGCACTACAATAATTGAAAACCGCGGTGCCCTGGGGGCCGAGTTTGTCCTCCATGCGTTCATTCAGTACTCAAAAAGAAAGCGCATACCCCTCATAGTGGAGGACATCTTCGACACGCTCCCCATCTACGTAGGGCACCTCAGGCTGATGGGCGCCAGCGTGGAGGAAAAGGACATCACGGTGATCAAGGTTGGCGGGGCGCAGGAAGCGGGGAACGTCATAGCCAGGATCAGGTTTGAGAACGACCCCCACGTGTACCAGAGGAAGATCGATCAGGAGCTTCAGAAGGTAGTAGGCGATGGTGTTTACATACACCTTGTTCTCGGGCTGGAGAGGCTGCTGTTCCTCCAGGGCGACGTTCGCAGCGCATACACCCTTCTGGGACTCATAAAGCAGAAACTCGGTGACAAACGCAGAATAAACGTCTACCTGGTAGAGGCGCCCATAATGGAAACACTGGACTTCAACCCCCTGCCAATGCTGGAAGACATAGCGACCTCCGCGATAGAGCTCACCAGCGAGGGAGAGCTCATAAGAATGAAGTTCAGGAAGTCGGTGTTCACGCTGCTCATGCACAAGGAATACGTCCTCATATCTCCCAGGGAGACACTGCGGTGGTGGAGTTGA
- the pbp11 gene encoding tRNA-binding protein Pbp11 yields the protein MELSFLSRLFEGSKEEQKIRTIPGKPVGKFRVESVLRVFTRQVLIGEVTEGIVYPGCKLRGGSIGKVVKIEMGRRQVDLAESGNKVAIMLENEIPAKKGDELEIYP from the coding sequence GTGGAGTTGAGCTTCCTCAGCAGGCTCTTCGAGGGGAGTAAAGAAGAGCAAAAAATACGAACGATCCCCGGAAAGCCTGTGGGAAAATTCAGGGTGGAGAGCGTTCTCAGGGTCTTCACCAGACAGGTTCTCATCGGGGAGGTGACAGAAGGCATCGTCTATCCAGGTTGCAAGCTCAGAGGAGGTAGCATCGGGAAGGTCGTGAAGATTGAAATGGGCAGAAGGCAGGTGGACCTCGCCGAAAGCGGCAATAAAGTGGCTATAATGCTGGAAAATGAAATACCCGCCAAAAAGGGAGATGAACTGGAGATATACCCATGA
- the pbp11 gene encoding tRNA-binding protein Pbp11 — protein sequence MGILDRFRKKKDEPEIVSRYPVARFKVSEITYVLGKQVLGGVVMEGVIYPGYKLKGGGVALVREIHIKNRKVDFAVDHDEAALVLEGRLKVKEGEVIEVYQS from the coding sequence ATGGGCATCTTAGACAGGTTCAGAAAAAAGAAGGATGAGCCAGAGATCGTCTCAAGGTACCCTGTCGCCAGATTTAAAGTTTCTGAGATTACGTACGTACTTGGAAAGCAGGTCTTGGGCGGAGTCGTGATGGAGGGAGTGATATACCCTGGCTACAAGCTCAAGGGGGGCGGGGTGGCCCTGGTGAGGGAGATCCACATCAAGAACAGGAAAGTGGATTTCGCCGTGGATCACGATGAGGCAGCCCTGGTTCTTGAGGGAAGGCTGAAGGTCAAAGAGGGAGAGGTCATAGAAGTTTACCAGTCGTGA
- a CDS encoding TatD family hydrolase, whose translation MIIWDDHFHVDPYHGLFLEAVKEFHRAGGTHLVVVYKTAHDYGFPGLKAEDFIKAMDFHIELVEKINKETPVKAYAVVGVHPAEFAYLAEQKDLEYAKNEVMKALDYAQKLCLEGKAIAIGEIGRPHYPVPEEIWEASIELMKYGMALAKEADCAVQLHTESFDEEKFRELGEYVKEVGIKSYKVVKHFSPPLVKVAEEVGVFPSIIASRKNIKAAIEQGNRFMMETDYIDDKRRPGAVLGPKTVPRRTKAFLQNGIFTEEDVYKIHVDNPRKVYGVEVRE comes from the coding sequence ATGATAATCTGGGACGACCACTTCCACGTCGACCCGTACCACGGGCTGTTCCTTGAGGCGGTTAAGGAATTCCACAGGGCGGGAGGAACTCACCTCGTCGTCGTCTACAAGACGGCCCACGACTACGGCTTCCCGGGCCTCAAGGCAGAGGACTTCATCAAGGCGATGGACTTCCACATTGAGCTTGTTGAGAAGATAAACAAGGAGACGCCCGTCAAAGCCTACGCTGTCGTCGGTGTTCATCCCGCCGAGTTCGCCTATTTGGCGGAGCAGAAAGACCTCGAATACGCCAAAAACGAGGTCATGAAGGCCTTAGACTACGCCCAAAAGCTCTGCCTCGAAGGGAAGGCGATAGCCATAGGCGAGATAGGCAGGCCGCACTATCCCGTTCCAGAGGAAATCTGGGAGGCGAGCATCGAGCTGATGAAATATGGAATGGCCTTGGCAAAGGAAGCCGACTGCGCCGTCCAGCTCCACACAGAGAGCTTCGACGAGGAGAAGTTCAGGGAGCTGGGAGAGTACGTGAAGGAGGTCGGGATAAAGTCCTACAAGGTAGTTAAACACTTCTCGCCGCCGCTGGTAAAGGTGGCCGAGGAAGTGGGCGTCTTCCCGAGCATAATAGCCAGCAGGAAGAACATAAAGGCCGCGATAGAACAGGGGAACAGGTTCATGATGGAAACGGACTACATAGACGACAAGAGGAGACCTGGTGCAGTTCTCGGCCCGAAGACCGTTCCGAGGAGAACCAAGGCCTTCCTCCAGAACGGCATCTTTACGGAGGAGGACGTTTACAAGATTCATGTGGATAATCCGAGGAAGGTTTACGGGGTTGAGGTGAGGGAGTAA